In Marinobacter antarcticus, one genomic interval encodes:
- the cydC gene encoding thiol reductant ABC exporter subunit CydC, giving the protein MSELKPWLKLIYARPGRLFVGALLMLATLLSGLGLLALSGWFITETALVGILLAASLPATINLYVPGGGIRFFAVSRTVSRYVERLYNHDTVLRLLTDIRVALFRKLASAGRGQRRELTGAQWLSRLTNDVDALDTLYLRLIAPAALAAFVSLLVFVLTAVLFDIQIAAGIGLILGAAFLLATMATYVRTVKITSLQSDQQESLRTAVIEHLEGFAELTAAGRTGKHGAWLLRQAQRSSSEQVKADSRIGWHQAGSNLLINLSAAFALWAGFELFRSGIISGPVLVLLPIALLGLAEVYSMLPDAFGKLGATQASAARLNRDCREADSQGVSEAINLPAESALMVKDIAVKYPDHAPLITHFDLNVKTGERVGILGHSGSGKSSLADAFSGLLIPSNGACASLPCAYLTQKTVLFEDTLRANLLLGSPHASEAELWRILEMVDLAERFISEPDQLDTWLGSSGSRLSGGEARRVALARVLLSPAPLLILDEPFTGVDTATREKITRQIDAWLEGRTVISLAHGPDALPGTDRVVQLRS; this is encoded by the coding sequence ATGTCTGAACTAAAACCCTGGCTTAAGCTGATCTATGCGCGCCCCGGGAGACTTTTTGTCGGTGCCTTGCTGATGCTGGCTACCCTGCTCTCCGGGCTTGGGCTACTGGCTCTCTCGGGCTGGTTTATCACTGAAACAGCGCTGGTAGGCATTCTTCTGGCGGCCAGTTTACCGGCCACCATCAATCTGTATGTGCCTGGTGGCGGCATACGGTTCTTTGCCGTATCCCGCACAGTTTCCCGTTATGTGGAGCGTCTGTATAACCACGATACCGTGCTGAGGCTGTTAACGGATATTCGAGTGGCGCTGTTTCGCAAACTCGCCTCTGCTGGACGAGGCCAGAGGCGCGAGCTGACGGGCGCTCAGTGGCTCTCACGGCTGACCAACGATGTTGACGCACTTGATACTCTGTACCTGCGCCTGATCGCTCCGGCCGCCCTGGCGGCTTTCGTCTCGCTGCTCGTATTTGTTCTGACAGCGGTGCTCTTCGATATCCAGATTGCCGCCGGGATCGGCCTGATACTCGGGGCAGCTTTTTTGCTCGCGACAATGGCCACTTATGTGCGAACTGTAAAGATTACCTCCCTCCAGAGTGATCAGCAGGAATCTCTGCGAACTGCGGTTATTGAACACCTTGAAGGCTTTGCTGAACTTACGGCCGCCGGTCGTACCGGTAAACACGGTGCATGGCTCCTGCGCCAGGCGCAACGGTCTTCATCTGAGCAGGTAAAGGCAGATTCCCGCATTGGCTGGCATCAGGCGGGTTCGAATTTGCTGATTAACCTGTCTGCGGCGTTTGCGCTGTGGGCCGGTTTTGAGTTGTTTCGCTCGGGGATAATTTCCGGGCCGGTTCTGGTTTTACTGCCTATCGCTTTGCTCGGGCTTGCAGAAGTCTACAGCATGTTGCCCGACGCCTTCGGCAAGCTGGGGGCCACACAGGCCTCTGCTGCACGTCTGAACCGCGACTGCCGGGAGGCTGACTCCCAAGGTGTTTCAGAGGCCATTAACTTGCCTGCGGAAAGCGCCCTGATGGTGAAGGATATTGCGGTAAAGTACCCAGACCACGCGCCGCTTATTACGCACTTTGACCTGAATGTAAAAACCGGCGAACGAGTGGGCATTCTCGGGCATTCCGGGAGCGGAAAGTCGTCGCTTGCGGATGCTTTCTCGGGGCTTCTGATTCCTTCAAACGGAGCTTGTGCAAGCCTTCCATGTGCCTATCTCACTCAGAAAACGGTGTTGTTTGAAGATACTTTGCGGGCAAACCTGCTGCTGGGGTCGCCCCATGCAAGTGAAGCAGAACTCTGGCGTATTCTGGAGATGGTTGATCTGGCTGAACGGTTCATTTCAGAACCGGATCAGTTGGATACATGGCTGGGAAGTTCGGGCAGTCGGCTTTCCGGCGGCGAGGCACGACGTGTTGCCCTTGCCCGGGTGCTTCTGAGCCCTGCCCCGCTGCTGATACTGGATGAGCCGTTTACCGGGGTTGATACGGCAACGAGAGAAAAGATCACCCGACAAATTGATGCCTGGCTGGAAGGCAGAACGGTGATTAGTCTGGCACACGGGCCGGATGCTCTTCCGGGCACCGACCGTGTAGTTCAGCTCAGGAGTTAA
- the cydD gene encoding thiol reductant ABC exporter subunit CydD, whose translation MTETRVESGAVRRWLSELASGNRRWIQGTVATGILAGIATIIQMVFLARIVHLGVVEQAPASVLAPLFAGLVLAIVFRAIAQGVQTHLAARCSEQVRRAARRQIHRHWRNSGPLALGQTSAGSLAREWIDHVEALHGYFARFLPQMMLSLVVPLLILVLVFYLDWLAGIFLLLSAPLIPLFMALVGMGAEKLNQQHFETISRLSGQFLDKVRGLTTLQLFGQTDSAAELIQQRSDHYRRITLKTLRIAFLSSAVLEFFASVAIAVIAIYIGFGLLGYISYGPSSDLTLFSGLLILLLAPEFFQPLRTLSQYYHDRAAALGAGAEILARLGDQESASSAGSADHDVDTEPLTTESVTDSETIGLNSVSLAFRSGHEVLNCVSLAIRKGDVIALTGPSGGGKSTLLHLLAGFLTPDSGDIHLFGKPAGSFAFGWLGQSGFLVHGTWADNLRLTSPDVSDVAIETALRNVGLGPLLDSREDGIFSKVSEDGQGLSGGQARRLSLARIFVADYAVILLDEPTAGLDSDSEIFVLEALRKLALAGKTLIFSTHHHALLALANRVLLVSGGEVKDV comes from the coding sequence GTGACTGAAACGCGGGTCGAGAGCGGCGCTGTCAGGCGTTGGCTCTCGGAGCTTGCCAGCGGCAATCGGCGCTGGATTCAGGGCACGGTTGCGACCGGTATCCTTGCAGGCATAGCTACCATCATCCAGATGGTATTTCTTGCGCGGATTGTTCACCTTGGTGTTGTTGAGCAAGCGCCGGCCTCAGTGCTGGCGCCTCTCTTTGCAGGGCTTGTACTTGCTATAGTTTTTCGCGCGATTGCTCAGGGCGTTCAGACCCACCTCGCGGCAAGATGCAGTGAACAGGTGCGCCGTGCTGCCCGCCGGCAGATTCACCGGCACTGGCGCAACAGCGGTCCTCTGGCACTGGGGCAAACCTCTGCAGGCAGCCTGGCACGGGAGTGGATTGACCACGTCGAAGCGCTGCATGGTTACTTTGCCCGCTTTCTCCCCCAGATGATGCTTTCCCTTGTGGTTCCTCTACTGATCCTGGTGCTAGTGTTCTATCTCGACTGGCTCGCAGGCATTTTCCTGCTTCTGTCTGCGCCGCTGATCCCCTTGTTTATGGCCCTTGTGGGCATGGGCGCGGAGAAGCTTAATCAGCAACACTTCGAGACGATCAGCCGGCTGTCTGGCCAATTCCTGGATAAGGTTCGAGGGCTGACTACTCTGCAGCTCTTCGGGCAAACTGATAGCGCCGCAGAGCTGATCCAGCAGCGGTCAGATCATTACCGCAGGATTACGCTGAAAACCCTGCGTATCGCATTTTTGTCGTCGGCGGTTTTGGAGTTTTTCGCTTCCGTGGCCATCGCTGTCATCGCCATTTATATCGGCTTTGGTCTGCTGGGGTATATCTCCTATGGGCCATCTTCAGATTTGACGCTTTTTTCCGGCCTTTTGATTCTGCTGCTTGCTCCGGAATTTTTTCAGCCGTTGCGCACACTCTCCCAGTACTATCATGACCGCGCAGCAGCTCTAGGCGCTGGCGCGGAGATTCTGGCAAGGCTTGGTGATCAAGAGTCAGCCAGCTCCGCCGGAAGCGCCGACCACGATGTTGACACTGAGCCTTTAACCACTGAGTCAGTCACGGACAGTGAAACAATTGGGCTGAACTCTGTGTCACTGGCTTTTCGCTCAGGCCACGAGGTTCTGAACTGTGTATCACTGGCTATCCGTAAAGGTGATGTTATCGCCCTGACTGGCCCCTCAGGGGGTGGTAAATCCACGCTATTACATCTTCTGGCGGGCTTCCTTACGCCGGACAGCGGCGATATTCATCTGTTTGGTAAGCCGGCGGGTAGCTTTGCCTTTGGCTGGCTTGGCCAGAGCGGTTTTCTCGTTCACGGCACCTGGGCGGACAACCTCCGGCTTACCAGTCCGGACGTATCCGATGTGGCTATCGAAACCGCGCTGCGGAACGTTGGTCTCGGCCCCCTGCTGGACAGCCGGGAGGACGGCATTTTCAGCAAGGTTTCAGAAGATGGCCAGGGGCTTTCCGGTGGCCAGGCCCGCCGCCTCAGCCTGGCCCGAATTTTCGTGGCCGATTACGCCGTTATACTTCTGGATGAGCCGACTGCCGGTCTCGACAGCGATAGCGAAATCTTTGTGCTTGAAGCTCTGCGCAAGCTTGCGCTGGCCGGCAAGACACTGATCTTTTCCACCCATCATCATGCTCTCCTGGCTCTCGCCAATCGAGTGTTGCTGGTTTCTGGCGGGGAGGTTAAGGATGTCTGA
- the cydB gene encoding cytochrome d ubiquinol oxidase subunit II: MEMFDLTLIWAFIIGFGVIMYVLMDGFDLGVGILFPFAPSEQDRDTMMNSVAPVWDGNETWLVLGGAGLLGAFPLVYSILLPALYIGVFLMLSGLIFRGIAFEFRFKARTSRYLWNWAFAGGSTLAAFAQGVVVGTYIQGYETANGVFTGGALDWLTPFTVLTGLGLLAGYALLGSTWLIMKTEGRLQEWAYKITLPLLAAVLVVFGIISVWTPFIDDMVRDRWFSNLSVIWVLPVLSLLCAFQIFRSVRNRFEGMPFVATMGLFITTYLGLIVSRWPYLIPPDYTLWDAASAYNSQMFLLIGLLIVIPFVLVYTAWTYWVFRGKVRAGEGYH, translated from the coding sequence ATGGAAATGTTTGATCTTACGCTGATTTGGGCATTTATCATCGGTTTTGGCGTCATCATGTATGTGTTGATGGACGGCTTCGATCTGGGCGTGGGAATCCTGTTCCCCTTCGCCCCATCGGAGCAGGATCGCGACACGATGATGAATTCTGTAGCGCCGGTATGGGATGGCAACGAAACCTGGCTAGTGCTTGGCGGTGCAGGGCTTCTGGGAGCATTTCCGCTGGTCTACAGCATTTTGCTGCCGGCGCTGTACATCGGTGTTTTCCTGATGCTATCCGGCCTTATTTTCCGTGGCATTGCGTTTGAGTTTCGCTTCAAGGCGCGCACCTCGCGTTATCTGTGGAACTGGGCTTTTGCCGGAGGCTCGACCTTGGCCGCGTTTGCCCAAGGCGTAGTTGTAGGCACTTACATTCAGGGCTACGAAACTGCAAATGGCGTATTCACAGGCGGTGCTCTGGACTGGCTCACACCCTTTACAGTACTGACCGGCCTGGGGCTGTTAGCGGGTTATGCGCTGCTGGGCTCGACCTGGCTGATCATGAAAACCGAGGGACGGCTTCAGGAATGGGCTTACAAAATCACGCTGCCTCTGCTGGCAGCAGTGCTGGTGGTCTTCGGTATTATCAGCGTGTGGACACCGTTCATCGACGATATGGTGCGTGACCGCTGGTTCAGTAACCTGAGCGTGATCTGGGTGCTGCCTGTACTGTCCTTGTTGTGTGCCTTTCAGATTTTTCGATCGGTCCGAAACCGGTTTGAAGGCATGCCATTTGTAGCTACGATGGGGCTGTTTATAACGACCTATTTGGGACTGATTGTCAGCCGCTGGCCCTACCTTATACCGCCCGACTATACCTTGTGGGACGCAGCTTCGGCTTACAACTCCCAGATGTTCCTGCTGATAGGCTTGCTGATAGTGATTCCTTTTGTACTGGTTTACACGGCCTGGACCTACTGGGTTTTCCGGGGCAAGGTAAGAGCTGGCGAGGGTTATCATTAA
- a CDS encoding cytochrome ubiquinol oxidase subunit I, giving the protein MELDPLILSRIQFAFVVSFHAIFPVFTIGLASYIAVLEGLSYKTKNPVWITLSSFWTKVFAVVFGMGVVSGIVMSFQFGTNWSNFAQASANFLGPMLSYEVITAFFLEAAFLGVLLFGRDRVPPGVHLFAAIMVATGTFISAFWILSANSWMQTPAGTVLRDGVFHVTSWTEAIFNPSFQYRFTHKVIASFLTGGFVVAGVSAWYLLKGREVEANRKALSMCLWLLLILAPAQLVVGDFHGINTLEHQPAKVSAMEGNWETSRNVPLLLFAIPDQENQTNLFEIGIPGLASLILTHDWNGEVPGLKEVSVEEQPPVAIVFWSFRVMVGLGLLMILFAFIGLVLRAGDRYWHSRWFLQGMRFMSITPFIAVLAGWFVTEIGRAPWLVYGMMTQAEAVTPSLTGGMALFTLIGYVVVYSLVFSAGLYYLMRVLYVGLEDNYDDEPDESDRPMRPLSASHVPFEMDEYSKSNPARQGDH; this is encoded by the coding sequence ATGGAACTTGATCCTCTCATCCTATCGCGAATTCAGTTCGCGTTTGTCGTGTCATTTCACGCCATTTTTCCGGTGTTTACCATCGGTCTCGCCTCGTATATCGCCGTACTCGAGGGCCTTTCGTACAAAACGAAGAATCCGGTTTGGATTACGCTGTCTTCATTCTGGACCAAGGTGTTTGCCGTGGTCTTTGGGATGGGTGTTGTATCGGGCATTGTCATGTCGTTCCAGTTTGGAACTAACTGGAGCAACTTTGCTCAGGCCTCGGCCAACTTCCTCGGCCCCATGTTGAGCTATGAAGTTATTACGGCCTTCTTCCTTGAGGCAGCTTTCCTGGGCGTGCTTCTATTCGGGCGAGATCGCGTTCCCCCGGGTGTTCACCTGTTCGCCGCGATCATGGTGGCTACCGGTACCTTTATTTCTGCGTTCTGGATTCTCTCCGCCAACAGTTGGATGCAGACACCTGCCGGCACTGTGCTGCGAGACGGCGTGTTTCACGTAACTTCCTGGACTGAGGCGATCTTCAACCCGTCATTCCAATACCGTTTTACCCATAAGGTTATTGCATCCTTCCTTACCGGAGGTTTTGTAGTCGCTGGTGTAAGTGCATGGTACCTGCTGAAGGGCCGTGAAGTAGAAGCCAACCGCAAGGCGCTTTCCATGTGCCTTTGGCTGCTGCTGATCCTCGCACCCGCACAGCTGGTTGTCGGTGACTTTCACGGGATTAACACCCTTGAGCACCAACCCGCCAAAGTATCGGCAATGGAAGGTAACTGGGAAACCTCCCGGAACGTTCCTCTGCTGCTGTTCGCGATTCCGGATCAGGAAAACCAGACTAACCTGTTTGAAATCGGCATTCCCGGCCTCGCCAGTCTTATTTTGACTCACGACTGGAATGGCGAAGTACCTGGTCTTAAAGAGGTTTCGGTGGAAGAACAGCCACCTGTGGCCATTGTGTTCTGGTCGTTCCGGGTTATGGTCGGCCTCGGGTTACTGATGATTCTGTTCGCATTCATTGGGCTGGTTCTGCGTGCGGGCGATCGCTACTGGCACTCTCGCTGGTTCCTTCAGGGCATGCGCTTTATGAGCATTACGCCTTTCATTGCGGTACTTGCCGGCTGGTTTGTCACTGAGATTGGTCGCGCGCCCTGGCTTGTGTACGGCATGATGACCCAGGCGGAAGCCGTAACGCCGTCGCTGACTGGCGGTATGGCGCTATTCACACTGATTGGTTACGTGGTGGTTTACTCACTGGTGTTCTCTGCCGGTTTGTACTACCTGATGCGTGTGCTCTATGTAGGGCTTGAGGATAATTATGACGATGAGCCCGACGAATCCGACCGACCCATGCGGCCGCTGTCTGCCAGCCATGTGCCCTTTGAAATGGACGAATACTCAAAATCCAATCCAGCCAGGCAGGGAGATCACTGA
- a CDS encoding class I SAM-dependent methyltransferase, with protein MSFYEERILPHLIDRACSMGQVMKLRSQIVPLAKGRVLEVGMGSGINLEFYNPETVEMIYGLEPSEGMRRKALPNLKRSPIHIEWLGLPGEKIPLDDNSVDTILLTFTLCTIPDWNAALLQMKRVLKPGGELLFLEHGEAPHENTRKWQHRITPGWKKLSGGCHLNRHIADLIRHAGFELKELENLYIPNAPKIAGYIYKGIARKSS; from the coding sequence ATGAGCTTTTACGAAGAACGAATTCTACCACACCTCATAGATCGCGCCTGTTCCATGGGCCAGGTTATGAAGTTGCGCAGCCAGATTGTGCCGCTCGCCAAAGGCCGCGTGCTGGAAGTGGGGATGGGCTCGGGCATTAACCTGGAATTCTATAACCCGGAAACCGTTGAGATGATCTACGGCCTTGAACCTTCTGAGGGTATGCGGCGCAAAGCGCTACCCAATCTGAAGCGCTCGCCGATACACATAGAATGGCTGGGGCTGCCGGGAGAAAAAATCCCTCTGGATGATAATAGTGTGGACACGATTCTGCTTACCTTTACGCTATGTACCATACCCGATTGGAATGCTGCGCTGCTGCAGATGAAACGGGTACTGAAGCCGGGAGGGGAGCTCCTGTTTCTCGAGCATGGCGAAGCACCCCACGAAAATACCCGCAAGTGGCAACATCGAATTACACCTGGCTGGAAAAAGCTATCCGGTGGTTGCCACCTGAACCGCCATATTGCAGACCTGATCCGCCATGCAGGATTTGAGCTGAAAGAGTTGGAAAACCTCTACATCCCCAACGCCCCGAAAATAGCCGGCTATATTTATAAAGGGATCGCACGGAAATCCAGCTAA
- a CDS encoding c-type cytochrome, with product MIKTMRTALFLFASTVVLNTGVVAAAGDKARGETIATQGNGAGALACVTCHGPKGKGNSAAGFPDIAGLHAGYFGKQLHDYTSGARKNPIMQPFASALSESDIQAVAAYYQSLASPVSAVLQKTPDPDNQGEWLAIRGDWGNDIPACNQCHGPNGMGVGNSFPALSGQHASYLKAQLIAWRTGSRNNDPNQLMKGIAERLSEQQISAITEYYATLPEQLSVQAKAKESR from the coding sequence ATGATAAAAACGATGAGAACTGCTTTATTTCTGTTTGCATCTACCGTTGTGTTGAATACGGGTGTGGTAGCTGCAGCCGGAGATAAAGCGCGCGGAGAAACCATTGCAACACAGGGCAATGGTGCGGGCGCTTTGGCTTGTGTTACTTGTCACGGACCGAAAGGGAAGGGTAACAGTGCTGCCGGTTTTCCGGACATCGCGGGCCTTCATGCCGGTTACTTCGGCAAGCAACTTCATGACTACACCAGCGGTGCGCGCAAAAATCCGATCATGCAACCCTTTGCTTCCGCGTTATCCGAAAGCGATATTCAGGCGGTAGCAGCTTACTATCAGAGCCTTGCGTCGCCGGTTTCAGCCGTTCTTCAAAAGACGCCAGACCCTGACAACCAGGGCGAATGGCTGGCAATTCGTGGTGACTGGGGCAACGACATTCCGGCCTGTAACCAGTGCCATGGCCCTAACGGAATGGGCGTAGGCAATTCGTTCCCGGCTCTCTCGGGACAGCATGCCAGTTACCTGAAAGCACAACTGATAGCCTGGCGTACCGGCAGTCGCAATAACGACCCAAACCAGCTGATGAAGGGCATTGCTGAACGCCTGAGCGAACAACAGATCTCAGCGATAACCGAATATTACGCAACACTGCCAGAGCAACTGTCTGTGCAGGCCAAAGCAAAGGAGAGCCGCTAA